One genomic segment of Novisyntrophococcus fermenticellae includes these proteins:
- a CDS encoding carbohydrate ABC transporter permease, which yields MSKNYKKEALAGFFMALPTIIGLIILNFYPLCRTVYMSFFQSGSFGKWKFVGLDNYTKMFQSSGFWKVTGNTLLFMVYTVPVTVIGGLLIAVLLDQKIKGKTVFRAIYFLPMVVAPAAVAMVWKWLFNTDFGIVNLTLKALHLPSGINWISDPKTALLACALVTIWSSVGYDAILLLSGLQGISRTYYEAARIDGASSFQQFKKITLPLVSPTLFFVLIMRIMASIKVFDIVYMMIEKTNPAIRSCETILYNFYQETFVKNNKGYGASMVVWCVILISIITLIQFIGQKKWVTYDV from the coding sequence ATGTCAAAAAATTATAAAAAAGAAGCGCTGGCGGGATTTTTCATGGCACTGCCTACGATAATCGGATTAATCATACTGAATTTTTATCCTTTGTGCAGGACGGTATATATGAGCTTCTTCCAATCCGGATCTTTTGGCAAATGGAAGTTTGTAGGTCTGGACAATTATACGAAGATGTTTCAGAGCAGCGGATTCTGGAAGGTCACGGGCAATACGCTCTTGTTTATGGTGTATACAGTGCCTGTTACAGTGATTGGAGGACTTCTGATCGCGGTGCTGCTGGATCAGAAAATCAAGGGTAAGACCGTTTTCCGGGCAATATACTTTCTGCCAATGGTTGTGGCACCGGCAGCAGTGGCGATGGTTTGGAAATGGCTGTTTAATACCGATTTTGGAATTGTCAATCTGACTTTGAAAGCACTTCATCTGCCATCGGGTATTAACTGGATTTCGGATCCGAAAACAGCACTACTGGCATGTGCCCTTGTTACGATATGGAGTAGTGTCGGATATGATGCGATTTTACTTCTTTCGGGACTCCAGGGGATTTCAAGAACTTATTATGAGGCGGCCCGGATTGACGGAGCATCTTCGTTTCAACAGTTTAAGAAAATTACGCTTCCATTAGTTTCACCCACCTTGTTTTTTGTTTTGATCATGCGGATTATGGCCTCGATAAAGGTGTTTGATATCGTTTACATGATGATTGAAAAAACAAATCCGGCCATAAGGAGCTGTGAAACGATTCTGTATAATTTCTATCAGGAAACATTTGTGAAGAATAATAAGGGATACGGAGCTTCGATGGTTGTATGGTGTGTCATTCTTATTTCAA
- a CDS encoding ABC transporter substrate-binding protein: MKGKKARIALGMAICLSASALAGCGAKEGNTEGGSTPESSSAVSGSGTASEGKPVKLTMLGWEIYQQAGMEALAEAYHEEHPNVTIEVQISTWSEYWTKLEAMANSGSLPDIFWMHTNEFSKYADAGMLAELTDLYDEEDKDYFKNNFPDNLVGNFTYDDKIYGIPKDVDTVALVYNKDIFDEAGVAYPDDTWTWDTLVEVSETIKEKTGKYGMLADDTEQEGWLNTIYQAGGFYISEDKTKAGFEDEGTKKGLKEYIGWQTEHDFSPNQKEFSDLGRVERFVAGEGAMMNLGSWGINNLYINYPDLNWDVAVLPKCPDPVKGDGRASISNGLAYATAADNPNLDVVKDVLKFLGTKEAAVIHGENGAAIPAFNNTGDSWANNYEGKNVKAYVDQLEYSVQFPYSKSKSAWYPEVEATLLEVYSGNLDLDKACEQCQQVVDENLAAE; encoded by the coding sequence TTGAAAGGAAAAAAAGCGCGTATCGCATTAGGGATGGCAATTTGTTTATCTGCTTCTGCATTGGCAGGCTGCGGAGCGAAGGAAGGCAATACAGAGGGAGGCAGCACACCGGAAAGCAGCTCCGCTGTGTCCGGATCGGGAACAGCTTCTGAGGGTAAACCGGTGAAACTCACGATGCTGGGGTGGGAGATTTACCAGCAGGCAGGGATGGAGGCTCTGGCGGAGGCATATCATGAGGAACATCCGAACGTTACCATAGAGGTTCAGATATCCACATGGAGTGAGTACTGGACCAAGCTGGAGGCTATGGCAAACAGTGGGTCGCTTCCGGATATCTTCTGGATGCATACCAACGAATTCAGCAAGTACGCTGATGCCGGAATGCTTGCGGAATTAACAGATTTGTATGATGAGGAGGACAAGGACTATTTTAAGAATAATTTCCCGGATAATCTAGTAGGAAATTTTACATATGATGATAAAATTTATGGCATTCCCAAGGATGTTGACACTGTGGCACTTGTATATAACAAGGATATCTTTGATGAAGCGGGTGTTGCATATCCGGATGATACATGGACCTGGGATACACTGGTTGAGGTGTCGGAAACTATAAAAGAGAAGACCGGCAAATATGGTATGCTGGCAGATGATACCGAGCAGGAGGGCTGGCTGAACACCATATATCAGGCAGGAGGATTCTATATCAGTGAAGATAAGACGAAGGCTGGTTTTGAAGATGAAGGAACAAAGAAAGGATTGAAAGAATATATTGGGTGGCAGACGGAGCATGATTTCTCTCCAAACCAGAAGGAATTTTCCGATTTGGGCAGAGTGGAACGCTTTGTAGCCGGTGAAGGCGCCATGATGAATTTGGGAAGCTGGGGAATTAATAATCTGTATATTAACTATCCGGATTTAAATTGGGATGTGGCTGTCCTGCCTAAATGCCCGGATCCTGTAAAAGGTGATGGAAGAGCCAGTATATCCAACGGACTCGCTTATGCGACAGCTGCGGATAACCCGAATCTGGATGTAGTGAAGGATGTTTTGAAGTTCCTGGGAACGAAAGAGGCAGCTGTAATACACGGAGAAAATGGCGCGGCAATTCCTGCTTTTAATAATACGGGTGATTCCTGGGCCAATAACTATGAGGGCAAAAATGTAAAAGCGTACGTGGACCAGCTGGAATACAGCGTACAGTTTCCATATTCAAAATCCAAGTCTGCGTGGTATCCGGAAGTAGAAGCAACACTTCTTGAAGTATACAGCGGAAATTTAGATCTGGATAAAGCCTGTGAACAATGTCAGCAAGTGGTTGATGAGAATCTCGCCGCAGAGTAG